One segment of Cetobacterium sp. NK01 DNA contains the following:
- a CDS encoding heterodisulfide reductase-related iron-sulfur binding cluster yields MEMLLKIKNIVENCMGDSEAACKSSCPMNTDAKNYVRLIGEGKGEEAIKVIRETLFLPGTLGRICAHPCEQNCRRGKEGLPIAIASLKRYAADNFDKEENWDVSLKEKNGKKVAVIGAGPAGAQGAIDLAKEGYEVTLYEKSSHFGGSMRTRISESKLPRYVIDREYSLLEKLKINIKLSTEIGKDISFEKLKENFDAILVAIGEKSENISDFDELTMQLNGDKMIFVAGNCASSRIVVEAMAQGRRAAKSIDRFLKGEDLKKERTLEAEGGYKTKLYLPTEYLPKGWDDPEKNERVISKNTAFENRGFTKEEAIKEANRCLQCECKLCMKECTMLNDYTDCPKTLFTEYDKKGYNKIDPKIAYSCNMCDQCTLKCPKSLDLKSCFSEIRSKYVKDNGGKSPMKGHKAVEIHQYLGFSKLFNTLKKASNRKETKYIFFPGCSLPSYSSTAVKNIMEHLKNRLGGEVGSLLKCCGKPSKAIGQDDLFERRFKSVQRELDKVEAKTIIVACQSCYGIFKKNTKYNVISLWELLPEIGLPDDQIGIGKDSDVKFNIHDSCPTRKEKRIHDGIRWIMDQLGYEIEELENSKEKTRCCGFGGMVAPAALEVAKKVMDKRASETTTGYMVTYCAACRESMENGGADALHIVDLIFGDKYEKAKAKKRNKGPMKQWLTRYKSKLELNKEES; encoded by the coding sequence ATGGAGATGTTATTAAAGATAAAAAATATTGTTGAAAATTGTATGGGAGATTCAGAAGCAGCCTGTAAAAGTAGTTGTCCAATGAATACAGATGCCAAAAATTATGTTAGATTAATTGGAGAGGGAAAAGGAGAAGAAGCAATAAAAGTTATAAGAGAAACACTTTTTCTTCCAGGAACATTAGGAAGAATATGTGCTCATCCTTGTGAACAAAATTGTAGAAGAGGAAAAGAGGGATTACCAATAGCAATTGCCTCTTTAAAAAGATACGCTGCAGATAATTTTGATAAAGAGGAAAACTGGGATGTATCATTAAAAGAGAAAAATGGCAAAAAAGTAGCTGTTATAGGTGCAGGTCCTGCTGGAGCTCAAGGAGCAATAGATCTAGCAAAAGAGGGGTATGAGGTTACTTTGTATGAAAAATCCTCTCATTTTGGCGGGAGTATGAGAACTAGAATTTCTGAGTCCAAACTTCCAAGGTACGTTATAGATAGAGAATACTCTTTGTTAGAAAAATTAAAAATTAATATTAAACTGTCAACTGAAATTGGGAAAGATATATCTTTTGAAAAATTAAAAGAAAACTTTGATGCAATTTTAGTTGCAATAGGGGAAAAATCAGAAAATATATCTGATTTTGATGAGTTAACAATGCAATTAAATGGAGATAAAATGATCTTTGTGGCAGGAAATTGTGCTAGCTCACGTATTGTTGTAGAGGCTATGGCTCAAGGGCGAAGAGCAGCTAAATCAATAGATAGGTTTTTAAAGGGAGAAGATCTAAAAAAAGAGAGAACTTTAGAAGCGGAAGGGGGATATAAGACAAAATTATATCTTCCAACAGAGTATCTACCTAAGGGATGGGATGATCCTGAAAAAAATGAGAGAGTAATTTCTAAAAATACAGCTTTTGAAAATAGAGGTTTTACTAAAGAGGAGGCTATAAAAGAAGCAAATAGATGTTTACAATGTGAATGTAAATTATGTATGAAAGAGTGTACTATGCTAAATGATTATACAGATTGTCCTAAAACTTTGTTCACAGAGTATGATAAAAAAGGATACAACAAAATAGATCCTAAAATAGCTTATTCTTGTAATATGTGTGATCAATGTACTTTAAAATGTCCTAAAAGTTTAGATTTAAAATCGTGTTTTAGTGAAATAAGAAGTAAATATGTTAAAGATAATGGTGGAAAATCTCCAATGAAGGGACATAAAGCTGTTGAAATACATCAGTATTTAGGGTTTTCAAAATTATTTAATACTTTAAAAAAAGCCTCTAACAGAAAGGAAACAAAATATATATTTTTTCCAGGGTGTTCTTTGCCCTCTTATAGTTCAACTGCTGTAAAAAATATAATGGAACATTTAAAAAATAGACTAGGAGGAGAGGTTGGATCTTTATTAAAATGTTGTGGAAAACCATCTAAGGCTATAGGACAAGATGATTTATTTGAAAGAAGATTTAAGTCTGTTCAAAGGGAATTAGATAAAGTAGAAGCTAAGACCATTATAGTTGCATGCCAATCTTGTTATGGCATATTTAAAAAGAACACAAAATATAATGTGATATCTCTTTGGGAACTACTTCCAGAGATTGGATTACCAGATGATCAAATTGGTATAGGAAAAGATTCAGATGTTAAGTTTAATATCCATGATTCGTGTCCAACTAGAAAAGAAAAAAGAATTCATGATGGAATTAGATGGATTATGGATCAGTTAGGGTATGAGATAGAGGAGTTAGAGAACTCTAAAGAAAAAACAAGGTGTTGTGGTTTTGGGGGAATGGTAGCACCTGCTGCTCTAGAAGTAGCTAAAAAAGTTATGGATAAAAGAGCATCAGAAACAACAACAGGTTATATGGTAACATATTGTGCAGCTTGTAGAGA
- a CDS encoding YbhB/YbcL family Raf kinase inhibitor-like protein: MKSSEKFSLTSDSIVDGYIKDDFGKHGESWIDDMPSKSIELKWENVPVGTESFLVVMQDYDAIPVAGFSWIHWIAVVPKNYKELKEGASRTDKNIIQGINSWASKLKGLPKEKATFYGGPTPPDKDHLYEVKIYAIDKKLDLKNGFYLNEAYKKIKGHILGEAEIEGMYKS, encoded by the coding sequence ATGAAGAGTAGTGAAAAATTTAGTTTAACAAGTGATAGTATTGTAGATGGATATATAAAAGATGATTTTGGAAAGCATGGTGAATCTTGGATAGATGATATGCCTTCTAAATCTATAGAGTTAAAGTGGGAAAATGTACCTGTGGGAACAGAGAGTTTTTTAGTTGTTATGCAAGATTATGATGCTATTCCAGTAGCTGGATTTTCATGGATTCATTGGATAGCGGTAGTTCCTAAAAATTATAAAGAGTTAAAAGAGGGAGCAAGTAGAACAGATAAAAATATAATTCAAGGAATAAATAGTTGGGCATCTAAACTAAAAGGATTACCAAAAGAGAAAGCTACATTTTATGGAGGACCTACTCCACCAGATAAAGATCACTTATATGAGGTGAAAATATATGCTATAGATAAAAAATTAGATTTGAAAAATGGATTTTATTTAAATGAAGCATATAAAAAGATAAAAGGACATATTTTAGGAGAAGCTGAAATAGAAGGTATGTATAAATCTTAA